The Proteus terrae subsp. cibarius genome contains the following window.
CTTACTGCGATCGCAAGGCCTGTACCAAAGTAGTTAGGATCTGCAACTTTGTCGCCTACAATACCTAATTCAGGATTCTTTTTCAGCCATTCATTAACAACCGCAGTGTCACCAAAGATAGCTTCGATACGACCATTTTTAAGGTCTAATACCGCATTTTGATAACTGTCATAAGGAACAGTTTTCATCTCTTTGTGTTGTTCATTGATGAATTTCTGATGGGTTGTCCCATTTTGCACACCAATTTGTTTGCCTTTTAGGCTAGCTACATCAGAAATCTTACCGGTTACAGTGATAAATACTGCTGAGTTATCATAGTAAGAATCGGTGAAATCAACTTGTTTTTGACGCTCTGGCGTAATATCAATACCCGCCATTAACGCTTCAAAACGACGGAATTTCAGACTAGGAATTAAACTATCAAATGACTGATTGGTAAAGGTACAATCAGCATTAATTTTTGCACACATTGCATTTGCTAAATCAACATCAAATCCCACAATTTGATTATTCGCATCAATCATTTCAAATGGAGGATATGTTGCTTCAGTTGCAAAACGAATTGTCTCTTTCTCAGCCGCAGTTGCAGAAAGTGTAATACTGGTCAGAAGTGCTGCAAATAATATTTTTTTCATTGTCTGATCCTGATTTAGTGTGACAAGTAATTAGCAAAAGCTTCCGTTTGTGGAGCAGTGAAATGATGGTTATCACCTTGCTCTATAATACGGCCGTTTTCCATATATACAACTTTGCTCGCGGCTTTGCGTGCAATTTCAACTTCATGGGTCACAATGACTTGTGTAATACCCGTTTCAGATAGCTCTTTAATAATATCAACAACTTGAGCTGTAATTTCAGGATCTAATGCTGCCGTAGGTTCATCAAATAAGAGAACTTGAGGCTCCATCATTAATGCTCTTGCAATAGCAACACGTTGTTGTTGTCCTCCAGATAAATGCAGAGGAAAACGTCCTGCGTAATCACTCAAACGTAAACGCTCAAGCAATTTCATCGCTTTTTCTTTGGCTTGCGGTTTTGATAAACCTAATACACGACAAGGTGCTTCAATTAAATTATCAAGAACCGTTAAATGTGGCCATAAATTGTATTGTTGAAATACCATACCCACATTTTGGCGTAATGAACGAATTGCCTTTGCGTTAGGCTGTTGGCTAAAGTCAAAATGCAGACCCGCAATTTCTAATTCGCCTGAACGTGGCATTTCTAATAAATTAAGAACTCTCATTAATGAGCTCTTACCTGCACCACTTGGTCCTAATAGAACCATCGTTTCACCAGCTGAGCATTCTAGATTAATATCATAGAGTGCTTGGTGCGAACCGTAGAAACAATTTATGTTTTTTAATTGAATACTCATGCGTTTTTTCTGAATAGTCATTAACTGGTTCAAATAATAAAACGGTAAGAATAATTATGCAACTAAAACTGCATAATAAAGTGGTTTTTTTACGTAAAAATGGGTAATTCGGCTATTTTTTTTCACTGCTAGGTGAATTTTTATCCAATTTGTAAGCGTTAGTACTTATTGTTTTAGCCATACCTTTGAAAATAAATAAGTGCGCAGGCATCATGGCAAACCAATAAAGCAATCCACTAAAACCTGCTGGGTGCCACCAAGCGCGAACATCTATTGAGCGAAGATTACCACTGTCGTGGATCGTGAAAGAAAGTCTGCCTAAACCGGGAGCTTTCATTCCAAATAATAGTGTGAGCTGTTTTTCTGGCTCTAGTTTGATTACTCGCCAACCATCAATCATGTCGCCAAGCTCTAACGTTTCTCTAGAAGGGCGTCCGTATGTGACTTTATTTCCAACAATATCGTCCATAATGGCGCGAGTTTTCCATAGCGCATTACCATAAAAATAGCCCTGTTCTCCGCCGATTTGTTGTACTGTACGCCAAAGAGATGCTGCGCTTGCTGGTGTAGATACTGTACAACCTGCATTTTTGGGGTAATAACCATAACCGGGTTTCCAGCGACTACGAACAGCCGGAGAGTAACCCCAGTCTTGGTTGTCTAAAGCGGCTTCTTCATCTGCGAGTGTTTCTTGTACTGCTTCATCAAATTTAATGAGAGTTTGAGGAATAAGTTTACGTAATGGCTCATCGTTGGCTGGGAGATCGTATTTAAGCCCTTGAATAAGCTCTTTAGCAATAGAGGTTGGTACAGAGGTTATCATACTGATAAAACCCGCAGAAATAAGACTACCCGGCATAGGTAGCGGGATCAGCACTCGCTTTTTACCTGAGATCTTAATAAAGCGCTCAAAAAGGGTTTGATAACTAATGTATTCAGGACCACCTGCATCAAAAATACGATGTTGATGAGTGGGATGATGAATAATTTCAGTTAAATAGTGAATTAAGTTTTTGAGAGCAATAGGGGAGGATTTAGAACGAACCCAACGTGGTGGTGTAAGAATGGGAAGGTTATAAACCATATCACGCATAATCTCAAAGGCAGCCGAGCCGGGACCAACAATCATTGAGGTACGAATTTCAGTCACAGGAATGGTGCTGGTTCTTAACACTTCACCTGTAAGTTTTCGGGCAATAAGATGAGGGGAATATTGTTGATCTTCATGTTGTAAGGCACTTAAAAAGATAATTTGTTTAACATCGGTGCCTTCTAACGCTTCTACAACGTTAATTGCTGCTTTACGCTCTTGTTCAACTAAATTATGTGCATCACCCATACTATGAACAAGGTAATAAACGATATCAGT
Protein-coding sequences here:
- the artJ gene encoding arginine ABC transporter substrate-binding protein; this translates as MKKILFAALLTSITLSATAAEKETIRFATEATYPPFEMIDANNQIVGFDVDLANAMCAKINADCTFTNQSFDSLIPSLKFRRFEALMAGIDITPERQKQVDFTDSYYDNSAVFITVTGKISDVASLKGKQIGVQNGTTHQKFINEQHKEMKTVPYDSYQNAVLDLKNGRIEAIFGDTAVVNEWLKKNPELGIVGDKVADPNYFGTGLAIAVRKGNADLQDKLNKALAEVKADGTYDVIYKKWFE
- the artP gene encoding arginine ABC transporter ATP-binding protein ArtP; amino-acid sequence: MSIQLKNINCFYGSHQALYDINLECSAGETMVLLGPSGAGKSSLMRVLNLLEMPRSGELEIAGLHFDFSQQPNAKAIRSLRQNVGMVFQQYNLWPHLTVLDNLIEAPCRVLGLSKPQAKEKAMKLLERLRLSDYAGRFPLHLSGGQQQRVAIARALMMEPQVLLFDEPTAALDPEITAQVVDIIKELSETGITQVIVTHEVEIARKAASKVVYMENGRIIEQGDNHHFTAPQTEAFANYLSH
- a CDS encoding DUF2867 domain-containing protein, with translation MNQQRVLVLGASGHIGQNLIPALIKQGHQVTAGARRVDWMMSQGWENTRCIFVDLHDPETLNKVMHDTDIVYYLVHSMGDAHNLVEQERKAAINVVEALEGTDVKQIIFLSALQHEDQQYSPHLIARKLTGEVLRTSTIPVTEIRTSMIVGPGSAAFEIMRDMVYNLPILTPPRWVRSKSSPIALKNLIHYLTEIIHHPTHQHRIFDAGGPEYISYQTLFERFIKISGKKRVLIPLPMPGSLISAGFISMITSVPTSIAKELIQGLKYDLPANDEPLRKLIPQTLIKFDEAVQETLADEEAALDNQDWGYSPAVRSRWKPGYGYYPKNAGCTVSTPASAASLWRTVQQIGGEQGYFYGNALWKTRAIMDDIVGNKVTYGRPSRETLELGDMIDGWRVIKLEPEKQLTLLFGMKAPGLGRLSFTIHDSGNLRSIDVRAWWHPAGFSGLLYWFAMMPAHLFIFKGMAKTISTNAYKLDKNSPSSEKK